The following coding sequences lie in one Rhinolophus ferrumequinum isolate MPI-CBG mRhiFer1 chromosome 16, mRhiFer1_v1.p, whole genome shotgun sequence genomic window:
- the ZNF22 gene encoding zinc finger protein 22, with amino-acid sequence MRLGKPKGGISRRSSQGKSSENQRKTGRQRQKWGMTIRFDSSLSRLRRSLDKKPYKCTECEKSFSQSSTLFQHQKIHTGKKSHKCVDCGKSFFQSSNLIQHRRIHTGEKPYKCDECGERFKQSSNLIQHQRIHTGEKPYQCDECGRCFSQSSHLIQHQRTHTGEKPYQCSECGKCFSQSSHLRQHMKVHKEEKPRKTRGKNMRAKTHVVSSWKAGIGRKSVAGLR; translated from the coding sequence ATGCGGTTAGGAAAACCTAAGGGAGGTATTTCTCGGCGCTCAAGCCAAGGAAAAAGCTCTGAGAACCAGCGCAAAACAGGCCGGCAGCGGCAGAAATGGGGCATGACCATTCGGTTTGATTCAAGCTTGAGTAGACTGAGAAGAAGCTTGGATAAGAAGCCCTATAAATGTACTGAATGTGAAAAGAGTTTCAGTCAGAGCTCTACTCTTTTTCAACACCAGAAGATCCATACTGGAAAGAAATCCCATAAATGTGTTGATTGTGGGAAAAGTTTCTTTCAGAGTTCTAATCTCATTCAGCATCGACGGATCCATACGGGGGAAAAGCCCTATAAGTGTGATGAGTGTGGAGAAAGGTTTAAACAGAGCTCAAATCTCATTCAGcaccagagaattcatactggagaaaagCCCTATCAGTGTGATGAATGTGGCCGATGTTTCAGCCAGAGTTCCCACCTTATTCAGCATCAGAGAACCCACACAGGGGAGAAGCCCTACCAGTGCAGTGAATGTGGCAAATGCTTCAGCCAGAGCTCTCATCTTCGGCAGCACATGAAGGTGCACAAAGAAGAGAAACCTCGCAAAACCCGAGGCAAAAATATGAGGGCCAAAACTCACGTAGTATCGTCTTGGAAAGCTGGTATAGGAAGGAAGTCAGTGGCTGGTCTCCGCTAA